Proteins encoded within one genomic window of Lysinibacillus louembei:
- a CDS encoding pyridoxal phosphate-dependent aminotransferase, translated as MRYPAHGANPATLYQQLQLEMPAQIVDLSENVNFLGPPASFQEVWSAAFEQIALYPHEDAEPLRSDLARHHHVLAEHVVIGNGAAEIIMALAKRYRSKPVIIVEPSFSEYKRTLMQQHASIQSLIVEELTSYVLPMERLKRAMIGAEAVYICNPNNPTGVVTPRSKLLELLQYGQQVGCELIVDEAFMDWTDESQSVIDLVASFNNLVVLRSMTKMYSMAGVRLGYAITQHAANLKLELPHWNVSAPSMALGMQALQEAEFCENSRQQATAMRTKVTHWLKEHGCTVTNSETNYIAFRLPSCYDPTEFYFALLKKGIVLRHTQNFVGMDGAWFRLALKEPYKMTAFQQAMEQFFL; from the coding sequence ATGCGATATCCCGCACATGGAGCTAATCCAGCTACATTATACCAGCAGCTACAACTAGAGATGCCTGCACAAATTGTTGATTTAAGCGAAAATGTCAATTTTTTAGGGCCACCAGCAAGCTTTCAGGAGGTATGGTCAGCGGCATTTGAGCAAATCGCGCTATACCCACATGAGGATGCTGAGCCTTTGCGTAGCGACTTGGCGAGACATCATCATGTGCTAGCAGAGCATGTTGTCATAGGCAATGGCGCAGCGGAAATCATAATGGCATTAGCAAAACGCTATAGGTCAAAGCCTGTTATTATTGTGGAGCCTTCTTTTTCTGAATATAAGCGAACGTTAATGCAGCAGCATGCAAGCATTCAATCGCTTATTGTGGAGGAGCTAACGAGCTATGTACTACCAATGGAACGATTAAAGCGAGCGATGATAGGCGCAGAGGCGGTTTATATTTGTAATCCGAACAATCCAACTGGCGTGGTGACACCTAGGTCAAAGCTGTTGGAATTGCTACAATATGGGCAACAAGTAGGCTGTGAGTTAATTGTAGATGAGGCATTTATGGATTGGACAGATGAATCACAATCCGTTATTGATTTGGTAGCATCATTCAACAATCTAGTTGTACTGCGTTCGATGACAAAAATGTATAGTATGGCAGGTGTTAGACTAGGCTATGCGATTACACAGCACGCTGCTAATTTAAAGCTAGAGCTACCGCATTGGAATGTCAGTGCGCCCTCGATGGCGCTTGGGATGCAGGCATTGCAAGAAGCGGAATTTTGTGAAAATTCAAGGCAACAAGCGACAGCAATGCGCACAAAAGTGACACATTGGCTAAAGGAGCATGGCTGTACTGTGACAAATAGTGAAACAAACTATATAGCATTTCGTTTGCCTTCTTGCTATGACCCAACAGAGTTTTATTTTGCATTATTGAAAAAAGGCATTGTATTGCGCCACACGCAAAATTTTGTAGGCATGGACGGAGCATGGTTCCGCCTTGCCCTAAAGGAGCCATATAAAATGACCGCCTTCCAACAAGCGATGGAGCAATTTTTTCTATAG
- the cbiB gene encoding adenosylcobinamide-phosphate synthase CbiB: MNIVIVAIAILLDRLVGDPPRLPHPVIWIGKLISFFEQRWNHGTAHVLKGAMTAIFVVSLTGIIVWGLIYLAGLLSVWLAVALEILLIAIAIAQKSLKDAAMVVYDALRRGDMQEARIKLGWIVGRDTAHLEEPEIVRGVVETVSENTSDGITAPIFYALLFGATGAWVYKAINTLDSMIGYRNERYGEFGRFAARLDDVANFIPSRLTGLCILLFTKNEGTFALKERLCYWLRDAKKHPSPNSGYLEAATALQLGIRLGGENTYQGKTSFRAYMGEPIVELSKVHILRAIQHLYAVTILFTLLIGGMMYAISRTWS, encoded by the coding sequence ATGAACATCGTCATTGTTGCCATCGCAATTTTGCTTGATCGTCTTGTTGGAGACCCACCTAGGCTACCACATCCTGTTATATGGATTGGCAAGCTTATTTCATTTTTTGAGCAGCGCTGGAATCATGGGACGGCACATGTTTTAAAGGGGGCTATGACAGCAATATTTGTTGTTAGTTTAACAGGAATTATTGTTTGGGGGCTTATTTATCTAGCTGGATTACTGTCTGTTTGGCTTGCAGTAGCGCTAGAAATATTGCTTATTGCGATAGCGATTGCACAAAAGAGCTTGAAGGATGCGGCAATGGTCGTTTATGATGCGCTGCGACGAGGCGATATGCAGGAGGCACGCATAAAGCTTGGCTGGATTGTTGGACGTGATACAGCACATTTAGAGGAGCCTGAAATTGTCCGAGGTGTTGTTGAAACCGTTTCTGAAAATACAAGTGATGGCATTACAGCGCCAATTTTTTATGCGCTGTTATTTGGTGCAACAGGCGCGTGGGTCTATAAGGCAATCAACACGCTTGATTCGATGATTGGCTATCGCAATGAACGCTATGGGGAGTTTGGTCGCTTTGCTGCAAGACTTGATGATGTGGCCAACTTTATTCCGAGTCGTCTTACAGGCTTGTGCATTTTATTATTTACGAAAAATGAAGGAACTTTTGCATTAAAGGAGCGGCTGTGTTATTGGCTACGCGATGCGAAAAAGCACCCAAGCCCAAATAGTGGCTATTTAGAGGCAGCAACCGCCTTGCAGCTAGGCATTCGTTTAGGTGGAGAAAATACCTACCAAGGGAAAACCTCATTTCGTGCCTACATGGGTGAGCCTATAGTGGAACTAAGCAAGGTACATATTTTACGTGCTATTCAGCATTTATATGCGGTGACAATACTTTTTACGTTATTGATTGGAGGCATGATGTATGCGATATCCCGCACATGGAGCTAA
- a CDS encoding adenosylcobinamide amidohydrolase: MLTVELGEELLIIKSEQPLKVLSSAMLNPGIGRYQYFVNRTVDKNYYPEDAKCEYEQFLQQYTMPLQMTVAMMTAVQQRFVMREQYVDGETTIDVFITAGLGNAVDVTQSYQYTYKPAVGTINIFVFVDGDMSDEAFIQAYHCIIEAKVKVLHERGVIDKQSGTIATGTSTDSVALAVKERGEFHAYGGSITRLGALIGKGVAATLHKAIDGYDAYQKGELR, translated from the coding sequence ATGCTGACGGTTGAACTAGGTGAGGAGCTACTTATTATTAAAAGTGAGCAGCCATTAAAAGTGCTAAGCTCGGCTATGCTGAATCCAGGGATTGGTCGTTATCAATATTTCGTCAATCGAACGGTTGATAAAAATTATTATCCTGAGGATGCAAAGTGTGAGTATGAGCAATTTTTACAGCAATATACAATGCCCCTCCAGATGACAGTTGCGATGATGACCGCGGTGCAGCAACGCTTTGTGATGAGGGAGCAATATGTGGATGGAGAAACTACGATTGATGTTTTTATTACGGCAGGATTAGGCAATGCGGTCGATGTAACACAATCCTATCAATATACATATAAGCCAGCCGTCGGAACGATTAATATTTTCGTTTTTGTGGATGGGGATATGAGCGATGAGGCGTTCATCCAAGCATATCATTGTATCATTGAGGCAAAGGTGAAAGTGCTGCATGAGCGTGGTGTTATAGATAAGCAAAGTGGCACAATTGCGACAGGCACGTCAACAGATAGCGTCGCTCTGGCAGTGAAGGAGCGTGGTGAATTTCATGCATATGGCGGCTCAATTACTCGTTTAGGGGCGCTGATTGGCAAAGGTGTTGCGGCGACATTGCATAAAGCGATTGATGGCTATGATGCTTATCAAAAAGGTGAGCTGCGATGA
- a CDS encoding cobyric acid synthase: MAQSIMIQGTASDVGKSLICTALCRIFANDGYRVAPFKSQNMALNSYITEDGYEIGRAQGVQAEAARVKAITQMNPILLKPKQNMRSEIIFNGKRYVEMDAMDYRENFVEKVMPEVEKSLRYLQEHFDVIVLEGAGSPAEINLKARDIANMRMAHLADAPVILVADIDRGGVFATIVGTLALLDDGERARVKGIVINKFRGLKELLDDGLTWLEQETGIPVLGVIPYLDVPIEAEDSLALSSLRLKQAAKGEFAIDVAFIRLPHLVNFTDMDPLLEEPGVGVRAVTTVAELGSPDLLILPSSKNIVHDLQWLKDTGLAQAIVQRATKIVGIGTGYYMLGATIMSEHNLYKGLQLLPLQTMLLQQETKRQVAGSIIATKEQIVGYEMNIGEVTLLNGAIPFIQLADGHDNGAVSEDGHVLGTTLHHLLHNRHVTRRMMNEIRQVKGLPFINEQLQSDEELRDQAYELLAQHVRMHLNMEKIYEFMQMEERHADG; this comes from the coding sequence ATGGCACAATCAATTATGATTCAAGGCACTGCCTCGGATGTTGGGAAAAGCTTAATTTGCACAGCATTATGCCGCATTTTTGCAAATGACGGATACCGCGTCGCCCCGTTTAAATCACAAAATATGGCACTCAATTCCTATATTACAGAGGATGGCTATGAGATTGGGCGTGCGCAAGGTGTGCAGGCAGAGGCGGCGCGTGTGAAGGCGATAACACAAATGAATCCGATTTTATTGAAGCCAAAGCAAAATATGCGCTCAGAAATTATTTTTAATGGCAAGCGTTATGTTGAAATGGATGCGATGGATTATCGAGAAAATTTTGTTGAGAAGGTTATGCCAGAGGTGGAAAAATCGCTGCGCTATTTGCAAGAGCATTTTGATGTGATAGTGCTTGAAGGGGCGGGAAGTCCAGCTGAAATCAATTTAAAGGCACGAGATATTGCGAATATGCGCATGGCACATTTAGCAGATGCACCTGTTATTTTAGTAGCAGATATCGATCGTGGTGGGGTGTTTGCCACAATTGTTGGCACGCTTGCGTTGTTAGATGACGGTGAGAGGGCACGTGTCAAAGGTATCGTGATTAATAAATTTCGCGGCTTGAAGGAGCTGCTTGATGACGGGCTCACTTGGCTAGAGCAGGAGACAGGCATTCCGGTTTTAGGTGTTATTCCGTATTTAGATGTACCGATTGAGGCAGAGGATTCATTAGCATTATCATCATTGCGTTTGAAGCAGGCTGCAAAAGGGGAGTTTGCTATTGATGTAGCTTTTATTCGTCTACCACATCTTGTCAATTTCACAGATATGGATCCACTATTAGAGGAACCTGGTGTTGGTGTACGTGCGGTAACGACAGTTGCAGAGCTTGGTAGCCCTGACCTTCTTATTTTACCAAGCTCAAAAAATATTGTTCATGATTTACAATGGCTAAAGGACACAGGTCTTGCACAGGCAATTGTTCAACGTGCAACAAAAATTGTTGGTATTGGTACAGGCTATTACATGCTTGGTGCAACGATAATGAGCGAGCATAACCTGTACAAAGGGCTACAGTTACTGCCGCTACAGACAATGCTTTTACAACAAGAGACGAAAAGGCAAGTAGCTGGCAGCATTATTGCAACAAAGGAGCAAATTGTTGGCTATGAAATGAACATAGGTGAAGTGACATTATTAAATGGAGCTATACCATTTATTCAATTGGCGGATGGGCATGACAATGGTGCTGTATCAGAGGATGGACATGTGCTTGGAACAACGCTACACCATCTACTGCACAACCGACATGTCACGCGTCGCATGATGAACGAGATTCGTCAAGTGAAGGGGCTGCCGTTCATCAATGAACAGCTTCAAAGCGATGAAGAGCTGCGTGATCAAGCCTATGAATTGCTTGCACAGCACGTTCGTATGCACTTAAATATGGAAAAAATTTATGAATTCATGCAAATGGAGGAACGACATGCTGACGGTTGA
- a CDS encoding DUF4181 domain-containing protein, protein MIITVFIVGFIMAGILDLLLRKKFKIEKNERFMDQYINKAHFVFEILLCAFFIVNVAVRGFPEKYLYFLLFLFFGLVFAVRLALEYIFKKAQRKYIISLAYMIVCLACALTILLFL, encoded by the coding sequence GTGATTATAACTGTTTTTATCGTCGGTTTTATAATGGCTGGCATATTAGACTTATTATTAAGAAAGAAGTTCAAAATTGAAAAAAATGAAAGATTTATGGATCAATATATCAATAAAGCACATTTTGTATTTGAAATTTTGCTCTGTGCATTTTTTATCGTCAATGTGGCAGTGAGGGGCTTTCCTGAGAAATATTTGTATTTTTTATTGTTTCTATTTTTCGGACTTGTCTTTGCAGTTCGCCTTGCGCTGGAATATATCTTTAAAAAGGCACAACGAAAATATATTATTTCACTTGCTTATATGATTGTTTGTCTAGCTTGTGCGTTAACAATTTTATTGTTCTTATAA
- a CDS encoding D-serine ammonia-lyase, with the protein MHNSFEKRLENLPLIPSLQRAEPVIWFNDQVNNEQSFPFSMAMVYEAEARLKRFAPYLQDAFPEIQDGIIESPIIEVEQMKAYLENAYATKIEGKLLLKCDHALPIAGSVKARGGIYEILKHAESLAIEHGLLSKEDDYRKLHDDRFRQFFQNYKIAVGSTGNLGLSIGIISAKLGFHVTVHMSMDAKEWKKQLLRDLGVTVIEYEADYSEAVKQGRLEAEQDATCHFVDDENSLDLFAGYAVAALRVKAQLEAQNIAVDEEHPLFVYIPCGVGGAPGGISYGLKQLYGQNVHIFFAEPTQSPCMLLGMMTGLHDEIDVAQIGLTNETEADGLAVGRASKFVGAQMETIVSGCYTVKDAFLFESLREMYKREHIFMEPSAHAGFFGLIQLVDTYSQKNANHLVWSTGGNLVPNEWRTHYLQK; encoded by the coding sequence ATGCATAATTCATTCGAAAAAAGGCTAGAAAATTTACCGCTTATTCCATCTTTACAACGAGCTGAGCCTGTCATTTGGTTTAACGATCAAGTAAATAATGAACAAAGCTTCCCTTTTTCAATGGCAATGGTTTATGAGGCGGAAGCAAGATTGAAGCGTTTTGCGCCATATTTGCAAGACGCTTTCCCAGAAATACAAGACGGAATCATTGAATCGCCTATTATCGAAGTCGAGCAAATGAAGGCATATTTAGAAAATGCTTATGCAACGAAAATTGAAGGAAAGCTTCTATTAAAATGTGATCATGCATTACCAATTGCAGGCTCAGTAAAGGCGCGTGGTGGTATTTATGAAATATTAAAGCATGCCGAAAGCTTAGCAATTGAACACGGGTTATTATCGAAGGAAGATGATTATCGCAAATTGCATGATGACCGCTTCCGCCAATTTTTCCAAAACTATAAAATTGCAGTGGGCTCGACAGGAAACTTAGGATTAAGCATTGGCATTATTAGCGCAAAGCTAGGCTTTCATGTAACAGTGCATATGTCGATGGATGCGAAGGAATGGAAAAAGCAATTGCTGCGAGATTTAGGTGTCACAGTGATAGAGTATGAGGCGGATTATAGTGAGGCTGTCAAACAGGGGCGTTTAGAGGCAGAGCAGGACGCTACATGCCACTTTGTTGACGATGAAAATTCACTTGATTTATTCGCAGGCTATGCGGTTGCAGCGCTACGTGTGAAGGCTCAGCTAGAGGCACAAAACATAGCGGTTGATGAGGAACACCCGCTATTTGTTTATATTCCATGTGGTGTTGGTGGGGCACCTGGTGGGATTAGCTATGGCTTGAAGCAGTTATATGGTCAAAATGTTCATATTTTCTTTGCCGAGCCAACGCAATCGCCATGCATGCTGCTCGGGATGATGACAGGCTTACATGATGAAATTGATGTGGCACAAATCGGCTTAACGAATGAAACCGAGGCGGATGGGCTTGCGGTTGGGCGAGCGTCGAAATTTGTTGGCGCACAGATGGAAACGATTGTGAGTGGTTGTTATACTGTAAAAGATGCGTTTTTATTTGAAAGTTTGCGAGAAATGTATAAGCGGGAGCATATTTTCATGGAGCCATCTGCACATGCAGGCTTTTTTGGCCTTATACAGCTAGTGGACACTTATTCACAGAAAAATGCCAATCATCTCGTCTGGTCAACAGGCGGCAATTTAGTACCAAATGAATGGCGCACGCATTATTTACAAAAATAA
- a CDS encoding YaiI/YqxD family protein, producing MIQLLIDADACPVIDLALSVSSQYKIKPILFCDTSHRIERDNVITIVVPKGPDSVDFKLVNSLSKNDIVITGDYGLAAMCLAKGAFVVDHNGREMTADNIDQLLAFRYESAKFRRAGGRTKGPKKRTEENNIAFKKFFQQICERAVKLKGEMNNNA from the coding sequence ATGATTCAATTGCTAATTGATGCAGATGCCTGCCCAGTTATTGATTTGGCGCTATCTGTTTCATCTCAATATAAGATAAAACCTATCTTATTTTGCGATACTTCACATCGCATTGAGCGTGATAATGTAATAACGATTGTTGTGCCAAAGGGACCTGATTCAGTTGATTTTAAGCTAGTGAATTCGCTTTCTAAAAATGATATTGTCATAACGGGGGATTATGGATTAGCTGCCATGTGTTTGGCGAAAGGCGCATTTGTTGTGGACCATAATGGCAGAGAAATGACTGCCGATAATATAGACCAGTTGCTCGCTTTTCGTTATGAGAGTGCAAAATTCCGCCGAGCAGGTGGAAGAACGAAAGGACCCAAAAAGCGCACCGAGGAAAATAATATTGCCTTCAAAAAATTTTTTCAACAAATTTGTGAACGGGCTGTCAAATTGAAAGGAGAAATGAATAATAATGCATAA
- the gdhA gene encoding NADP-specific glutamate dehydrogenase yields MTDVMNHEQLAKEYIDGVFEKLKKKYAFELEFLQAVEEIFLSLVPVFAQNPEYIHHNILARIVEPDRIISFRVAWLDDENKVQVNRGYRVQFNNVIGPYKGGLRFHPTVNESIMKFLAFEQIFKNALTGQAIGGAKGGSDFDPKGKSDAEIMRFCQAFMTELYRYIGPDCDVPAGDIGVGAREIGYLWGQYKRIRGQFEQGVLTGKKPGYGGSLGRKEATGYGLVYFVSEMLHDAHLSFMNKTVVVSGSGNVAIYAIEKVQHFGANVVACSDSGGYIYDPKGLDLKAIKEIKEVKGARISTYLDYHPNAQYVEGCSNIWTIPCDIALPCATQNEINGDAARTLVENGVKLVAEGANMPSDLEAINVFLNAGVLFGPAKAANAGGVAVSALEMAQNSSRHNWAFNDVDTKLHDIMKDIFAESKDAAEKYGYPNNLVVGSNIAGFKKVATGMIAEGVY; encoded by the coding sequence ATGACTGATGTAATGAACCATGAACAGCTAGCAAAAGAATATATTGATGGTGTATTTGAAAAATTAAAAAAGAAATATGCCTTTGAATTAGAATTTTTACAGGCAGTTGAAGAAATCTTTTTATCGCTAGTACCTGTTTTTGCCCAAAACCCAGAATATATTCACCATAATATTTTAGCACGTATTGTTGAACCTGACCGCATCATTTCATTCCGCGTTGCATGGTTAGATGATGAAAATAAAGTACAAGTGAATCGCGGCTATCGCGTACAATTTAATAATGTAATAGGTCCATATAAAGGCGGTCTTCGATTCCACCCTACTGTAAACGAATCCATTATGAAATTTTTAGCATTCGAGCAAATATTCAAAAATGCCTTAACTGGTCAGGCAATCGGCGGCGCAAAAGGTGGTTCAGATTTTGATCCAAAAGGAAAGTCTGATGCTGAAATTATGCGCTTCTGTCAGGCATTCATGACAGAGCTCTATCGCTACATTGGGCCTGATTGCGATGTTCCAGCTGGTGACATCGGTGTTGGCGCACGCGAAATTGGCTATCTATGGGGACAATACAAGCGCATTCGCGGGCAATTCGAGCAAGGTGTACTAACAGGTAAAAAGCCGGGCTATGGTGGCTCTTTAGGACGCAAGGAAGCAACTGGCTATGGCTTAGTATATTTTGTCAGCGAAATGCTGCATGATGCCCATCTATCCTTTATGAATAAAACAGTCGTTGTCTCTGGCTCAGGCAATGTCGCTATTTATGCAATTGAAAAGGTGCAGCATTTCGGTGCAAATGTTGTCGCATGCTCTGACTCAGGCGGCTATATTTACGATCCAAAGGGTCTTGACTTAAAGGCAATAAAAGAAATTAAAGAAGTAAAAGGCGCACGTATTAGCACATATTTAGATTACCACCCTAATGCACAATATGTGGAAGGCTGCTCAAACATTTGGACAATTCCTTGTGATATTGCCCTACCTTGTGCGACACAAAACGAAATTAACGGTGACGCTGCACGCACGCTCGTTGAAAATGGTGTCAAATTAGTTGCCGAAGGGGCTAATATGCCATCCGATTTAGAGGCGATTAACGTCTTTTTAAATGCTGGTGTTTTATTCGGTCCTGCCAAGGCGGCGAATGCTGGTGGCGTTGCTGTATCAGCGCTTGAAATGGCACAAAACTCAAGCCGCCATAACTGGGCATTTAACGATGTAGATACGAAATTACACGATATTATGAAAGATATTTTTGCAGAAAGCAAAGATGCAGCTGAAAAATACGGTTACCCAAACAATTTAGTTGTAGGCTCAAACATTGCTGGCTTTAAAAAAGTTGCAACTGGGATGATTGCAGAAGGCGTTTATTAA
- a CDS encoding phosphoribosylaminoimidazolesuccinocarboxamide synthase: MELVYTGKTKNVFQLEDGHYLLQFKDDVTGEDGVFDPGANTVGLTIEGAGLAGLRLTSFFYSKLNEQGVPTHYVDANFDDATMTVKPATVFGNGLEVICRFKAVGSFLRRYGAYVKEGQDLDAFVEVTIKDDERQDPPISADALAMLGILSLEEYEILKQRTIEISKFVAAELAKKGLTLYDIKLEFGRDAKTNEILLIDEISGGNMRAYKGDEYIEPLQLEKIMLA, translated from the coding sequence GTGGAATTAGTATACACAGGTAAAACGAAAAATGTCTTTCAGCTTGAAGATGGTCATTATTTATTGCAATTTAAAGATGATGTAACAGGTGAGGACGGCGTGTTTGATCCAGGTGCGAACACAGTTGGCTTAACAATTGAAGGCGCTGGCTTAGCAGGACTTCGCCTCACTTCCTTCTTCTATTCAAAGCTTAATGAGCAAGGTGTACCAACGCATTATGTGGATGCCAATTTCGATGATGCAACAATGACGGTGAAGCCTGCTACGGTTTTTGGTAACGGCTTAGAGGTCATTTGCCGCTTTAAAGCAGTGGGTTCTTTCCTTCGCCGCTACGGTGCCTATGTCAAGGAAGGGCAAGATTTAGACGCCTTTGTTGAAGTAACGATTAAAGATGACGAGCGACAAGACCCACCCATTTCAGCAGATGCGCTTGCTATGCTAGGCATTTTATCATTAGAGGAATACGAAATTTTAAAGCAACGCACAATTGAAATTTCGAAATTCGTTGCAGCAGAGCTGGCTAAAAAAGGCTTAACTTTATACGATATTAAGCTTGAGTTTGGTCGCGATGCAAAAACCAATGAAATCCTTTTAATTGATGAAATTTCAGGCGGCAACATGCGCGCATACAAGGGCGACGAATATATCGAGCCATTGCAATTAGAAAAAATTATGCTTGCATAA
- the pepF gene encoding oligoendopeptidase F produces MSTLKRSEVNIEETWNLADLFATEQQFEDAIVEAKEVATAIAETYKGKIVDTESAVNVIAAYEKLYEKLVPIGTYANLAHSVEQTDSEAQMRAAKVGQFHSALGAQLSFIQSELLQLDERVLVEASEKAPQYANYIRKLLRQKPYQLHPEAEKALAAFGTTFDAAYGLYNTTKLVDMQFPNFEANGESYPLSYNLFEGDWEPENDKEVRHAAFEAFHSKLREYQHTTAKTYDTHLKTEKTEANLRGYSSVFDYLLQSQEVDRTLYDRQIDLIMSELAPHMRRYAKLLQKVHKLEQMTFADLKISLDPSYEPKVTIDESRKYMKEGLAVMGADYAEMLDRSFDERWTDFANNAGKSTGAFCSSPFGYHPYILISWTSKMNEVFVLAHELGHAGHFYLANANQNIYNARPSLYFIEAPSTMNEMLMANHLLQNSNDARFKRWVISTIVSRTYYHNFVTHLLEAAYQRKVYDIIDAGGSVNAPKLNELKRSVLEQFWGDTVDILDGAELTWMRQPHYYMGLYPYTYSAGLTISTQVSKRILEEGEPAVADWINVLKAGGTQSPVELAKMAGVDITTEEPLRNTIAYIGSLIDELEKLTAELGEI; encoded by the coding sequence ATGTCAACATTAAAACGTAGTGAAGTAAATATTGAAGAAACTTGGAATTTAGCAGATTTATTTGCAACAGAGCAGCAGTTTGAAGATGCCATTGTGGAAGCGAAGGAAGTTGCTACAGCAATCGCTGAAACATATAAAGGAAAAATTGTAGATACAGAGAGCGCAGTCAATGTAATTGCTGCATATGAAAAACTGTATGAAAAATTAGTTCCAATTGGTACATACGCAAATCTTGCACATAGCGTTGAGCAAACAGATAGCGAGGCACAAATGCGCGCAGCGAAAGTAGGTCAATTCCACTCTGCGCTCGGTGCTCAATTATCATTTATCCAAAGCGAGCTATTACAATTAGATGAGCGCGTATTAGTTGAGGCAAGCGAAAAAGCGCCACAATATGCAAACTATATTCGTAAGCTATTGCGCCAAAAGCCATATCAGCTACATCCTGAAGCTGAAAAAGCGTTAGCAGCTTTCGGCACAACATTTGATGCAGCATACGGTCTGTACAATACGACAAAATTAGTTGATATGCAGTTCCCTAATTTTGAAGCAAACGGTGAAAGCTACCCACTTAGCTATAACTTATTTGAAGGTGATTGGGAGCCAGAAAACGATAAAGAGGTTCGCCATGCGGCATTTGAGGCATTCCATAGCAAGCTGCGCGAATATCAGCATACAACAGCTAAAACATACGATACACATTTAAAAACAGAAAAAACAGAGGCAAACCTACGTGGCTATAGCTCTGTTTTCGACTATTTATTACAATCACAAGAAGTGGACCGCACGCTTTACGACCGTCAAATCGACTTAATTATGTCTGAGTTGGCGCCACATATGCGCCGATACGCAAAATTATTGCAAAAGGTGCATAAGCTTGAGCAAATGACATTTGCTGATTTAAAAATTTCACTTGACCCATCTTATGAGCCAAAGGTGACAATTGATGAATCACGCAAATATATGAAGGAAGGCTTAGCTGTAATGGGCGCTGACTATGCAGAAATGCTAGATCGTTCATTTGACGAGCGCTGGACGGACTTTGCGAACAATGCGGGCAAATCAACAGGCGCGTTTTGTTCTAGCCCATTTGGCTACCACCCATATATTTTAATTTCTTGGACGAGCAAAATGAACGAAGTATTCGTATTAGCTCATGAGCTAGGTCATGCTGGTCATTTCTATTTAGCGAATGCTAACCAAAACATTTACAATGCACGCCCTTCTCTATATTTCATCGAAGCACCATCTACGATGAATGAAATGTTAATGGCGAATCATTTATTACAAAATTCTAACGATGCACGCTTCAAACGCTGGGTCATCTCAACAATCGTGTCACGCACTTACTACCATAACTTCGTGACCCATTTATTAGAAGCAGCATATCAACGTAAAGTGTACGATATTATCGACGCTGGTGGCTCTGTCAATGCACCGAAGCTAAATGAATTAAAACGTAGCGTACTAGAACAATTCTGGGGCGATACAGTGGATATTTTAGATGGCGCTGAATTAACATGGATGCGCCAGCCACACTACTACATGGGCCTATATCCATACACATACTCTGCTGGCTTAACGATTTCTACACAAGTATCGAAGCGTATTTTAGAAGAAGGTGAGCCTGCTGTAGCGGATTGGATTAACGTCCTAAAAGCTGGTGGCACACAATCACCTGTTGAGCTTGCTAAAATGGCGGGTGTTGATATTACAACAGAGGAGCCATTGCGCAACACCATCGCTTACATCGGTAGCTTAATTGATGAGCTTGAAAAATTAACAGCTGAGCTTGGCGAAATTTAA